The genomic window GGCTTCATAGGTACCTAAGCAGGTAGAACAAACATACCACAATCGCACCATCCTTTGGAGAACCCTCCCTCAGTCGTGATGCCAATTCTCGTGACTTGCTTCTCTCGATGTATTCAGCGCTGGGTCGGTTCACTTCTTCCCCCTTCCCCCGGAGGGAGGGTGCTCCCAGGCGTTCGTCAAAATCTCCGCGTCTTCTGTATCtcatcttctcttcttcctcactCTCCCCATCCCCTTGGTTGATATTTCGAATAGAATCTCTACTCTCATTCAACTCATCTGATGTGGAGCCTGATGAGCCTGTGTCAGACCCCTTCGCCACCAGAAGCCCTATGTTCCATGCTGGGCTCGAGCGATATGGCAGAGAAGATTTTGTGAAAGCACTCCCTACGACAGGTATGTCAGCTCCTCTAATGTCTCTAGATACAAGCCTGATATTTCTCTCCAGAGAACAACAAGTCCCAAACCTTGGTGACCTGGAGCGCTTTCTTACACGATACCTAGTCACATCAAGTCCCTCAACCTAAATCGCGACAACAGCGCCATCTCTACAGAACTATGGCCAGTGCACTCTGCTACGCCGTGAGCGACTACATCTGTATGTACCCTTCGTTCAGTCTCGATGCTCGTGATCTGCCTAGACTTGGTACTTACCAGGCCAAAGTGTTCAAAACTAATGTAGTGCTGCAGGGGCGCTACTTCAGAGCAAATGCTCAGGGACAAGATCCTCGCCAGGGAGAGGGCTCGCGGCAAGAAGATGTGAATCGCATGAACCCAAACCTCAGGTCTACTGTGTTGTCACGCACCTGATGATTTGAGCTATGCGTGACAGCGCCGTTTCTCATTCAAATTGGGAAGATTACATCGGCACTCTCCTCTGGACCCGCCCGACTTTCTAGTTTTATGTGTAATAGAGAAGAGGGATATTAGATAGTTTGGACAGTTATACTATGACAAACGTTCTACTGTCCAGATGGGCCAACTGATTCTATCTCGCAGTACTTGACTTGGTTGCCCACCTATTCACAAACCACGCAAGCTCAAAACAGCAAAGAGGGTCAACCAACTCTTCTTAAATAGACCGAGGAAATTTATATTGAATATGATGAAATCTTCAGAGATATCATAATAAGTGATAATATTCTATAGCTCTTTCATCCATTTTTCCATCCCTCATTGATTGCATTCAGGGGGGATAAGCTAGCATGTGTGCCGCCTGGTGTCTTGTTTTCCTTAACCCAAGCCAACCATCCTCGGGGCAACATCGAAAATGCTCGACTTTCTCAATCACTCTATACATGCCAAGGGCCGCGGTGTTACGCAAGAATATATTAACCACGTCGGTACGGTCTGGGTGGCGCGACTTGGAACATCACCAAGTACATTCCCTGGCTAGGGTAGGGATGATGAACGCCAGAAGGCGCAAAGACTACTGTAGATAATATGAGTGAAGGAGCGACAATGACGGTCTTTGTAGATTAGGTATTCTAATATTCTTTTCAAATTATTACGATATAATTTTCAGGTGATTCAATCCAATTGCAATAAACACATCTACTAGAGGGAACCAACTCTACAGCGGCAGCCACCCTTGTTGCGGGCGATGGAAATGTGACAAGCAACAAAGGACAAGGCTCCCATGGGCCAACCAAGCATTTGCACTTTCTGTTTGCTACCCGTGAGAGGCCGTCCCCAGGCGTGTGCCGATTGTTTGCTTTTGTCTAGACACCCGTTGGTTCGTCTGTTTCTTATTTCAACGATCGCCACGGTTCTTTAGCATCTGCACAACCCAACGAGTTTCTCATTCTGGTGTGTGAGCACATGCCATGCCTCTTATTCTTGGTTACACTGTGGGAAGCACGCTACACGCCCATTTCGTCTTCTTTTCCATTCCCTGAATTAATGGCGGAAACCagcttttatttattatgTGGGATCCCTTTAGGCGACGAAGTCGAGCACCATAACCATGAAAGGATATGTGAATGGATACACACCATCACTGGAGAGGGGGATCTCCAATCACCCCAAGAGAGGGGCACCTTCTCTCAAGAGAGCGacaactcctcctcccgccTTGACCCGACGAGCAGTTCGCACCACAAAGCTAGCCACAGCAAAGAATCCAACGACACTTCTACTGCCCAAACAACCCTCCCAGGTGAACAACAAGAGACCGGCCAGCGATCATCGCTGAGCGAGCGCCCAAGCACGCGCGATAGAAAGGCGAAGTCGAAACTGAAGCTTAGATTGTACCGTGAATCCCTCGATGAACGAGCCAAACGTCTAGAGAAAGGGCCGGCCATCAAGCATACCCCTCCACAAAGTGTTCCTAACCATTCTGATACAAGCGCCATCAATCGCCCAGAGCTCTCATCTACATCGCCCATCGAGCTCGACCAGAGCGACACTAGCAGCTTTGTCATGGCCCCCGACTTTCCACGCATCTTTTTGCTTTCGACGCGCCTCAGCGTCAACGAGTTACACGAGCTCGAGAACCAAACCCCGACGTTGACATATGACATCAACGAGGCTAACGTTGTGGTGGGCAATATCTCGCAAGCGCAGCGCGCCAAGTTCGAGCTGAGGAAGGCGAAACTCGAGACTGTGCCCATCGAAAGCCCACAAATACATGACAACAAGTCTCAGCAAACGTACACAACCGCCGGCACACAAGAGAGGGACCCCGAAGATGCTCCCAGCTCAAAGCGGAGAAGAGTTGCTGAGCCATTGACACCAGATGATGGTGATATTATTAAGGTTGTCAAGCTGGCATGGCTGAAGGACTCTTTTGAGCATGGAACTGTTTTACCCGTTGAAAAGTATCTCCTGTACCAAGGCAAGAAGGTCTCCCCAAAAGATGCGACGCCAACATCAGCTACAATCCAGCattcttcaacaacaagcaTACTAGAGCGAGCcagacaagaccaacaagcGCAACCACCGAGCAATTCACCTCGTGATCGATCCAAACATCGTTCTCATACTTCAGCAACCTCAACTGATCGTGTACCCAGCTTGCTTCATCAGACAACTTCGGAGCATGATATCACATTGCCCCTAGTTCCCGATTTCCTTGAAACGCCCTATTCTTGTCAGCGGCCTACGCCGATGAACCCGCCTAACAAGGCCTTCGTTGAGGCCTTGATCGAGGTCAGGACCATTCGTCAACTTCAAGGTGACGAGGTTGGTGTCAGGGCGTACTCTACTTCTATTGCTACTGTATCGGCGTATCCACACAAGTTGCAGAACACACACGGTGAGTCTCACCTTGCCAAGCAATATTGCACAGCTGAACACCCTATAGAAGTAGAGCGATTGCCGGGCTGCGGTGCTAAGATTGCCGAGCTTTGGCGTGAGTGGAATGAGACAGGGGAGTTGACGGAGGTTCGTAAAGCTGACGCAGATCCTATGATCTCTGCACTCAGACTCTTCTACAACATCTGGGGAGTTGGAGACACGACGGCACGCGAGTTTTACCGCAAGGGTTAGCATACAAGGCATAGTTCCCGAGGATTAGAATCGAAGGCTGACGGACTATAGGATGGCGAGATCTAAACGACCTTGTCGATTTTACTTGGGACTCGCTCAGCCGCTCCCAGCAGGTTGGGGTCAAGTTCTATGACGAATTTCTACTCAAGATCCCACGAGACGAAGTTGAATCTATCGGCGCCGTTATACTGAAGCATGCACGTGAGATTGACGCTGGCTTTGAGATGATTATTGCGGGAGGATATCGACGCGGCAAGTTGCAGTGTGGTGACATTGATGTCATTTTGAGCCACCAGGACGAAAACAAGACACTGAGAGTTGTGAACACGTTGATTCAGAGCCTTGAGCAAGCTCAGTTTATCACGCACAACCTCGTAATGTCGCTCCACAACAGCGAGCGAGGACAGCGGCCAGTGTCATGGAAGGGCGAGGGCGCAAGCGGGTCAGGCTTTGATACCCTGGATAAGGCGATGGTTGTATGGCAAGACCCGAGCCAAGAGGACGCACCACATCGACgagtcgacatcatcatcagtcCATGGAAAACAGTAGGATGTGCGCTTTTAGGCTGGAGCGGCGGAACAACGTTCCAACGAGACCTCCGACGATACTGTAAGAAGGTGAAGGGGCTCAAATTTGATAGTAGCGGCGTCCGGCGTAGGTCTGATGGGATGTGGGTGGATCTGGAGAAGGGCCCCGCTGGAGACGGAGCTCCGGATATGGAGACTGCGGAACGGAGGGTGTTTGAAGGACTCGGGCTGACGTGGCGACCGCCCGAGGAGAGATGCACCGGGTGATACGGGGCGGAGGTGTGGGGCCCCGGCGCCGAGAACTCGGCCGGAGTCAGCAAGAGACACACAAGACATGTAGGCGGCTATTTGAACTCGTACGTTTGCCCTGCACTCTTGGGTTTCCAGTTCCTCTGTCTCATTCCTATTAGATCATGCTATCCGTCCCGTGTCCTGTGCCTACTACGTAGTACATGACTCGTGAAATCGGGCATGAATAGTTGCGGACTTTGGGACGGAGTTGCGGACTTTGAGTCGAGCCTGCGTAACAGAAAACAAGCGCCACAGAACAAATCGGAAACTTGGCCGGAATTCAGTTAGGCCGTCGGCACAACCTTGCCGCTTCCGTCAGGGGCCATTTGGAAGCAACCATGTGGGATATGGCGCTTGGCGCTTGAAACCCCCCGTTGTCTGGAGCTAGAGACTGGAGCTGAGAGGAGTTGGCGATTATCTAACGTCCGAATTCCTTTTGGGACCAATGGCCGCTTACATGAAAGCTGAGTAACAAGCCTTCTTTTGCATCGGTAGGAGGGGTTATTTCCCCAGCCTCAGCTCATACTCATGATCGGGGCATCGGGCGGAGCGGGTCTCGCGTCGGCATCTCGCCTTTGACCCCCTTTTTTCGTGGGCGACGATCCGACGACGTACCATCCAATGCGGCACGGAGCAGGCTTTGATACGACACGTAGAGCGAAAAAAGAGTGTTTCGTGCATGTAAATTCCCAGCCGAGCATTGGCCGACCCTGTAGCATAGGTTTTCTGTGGCTTTCCCTTCTGGGTGGAGCTTCCCGGGGCTGGCCCGCTCCGGGAGATCTTGGTCCACGCGGACCCAAGTTTTGCAAGCTGGCGAATATTTAAGGCTGGGAGACCACGTAACTATCTCGAGACTGTTTAACCTGTACACACAACTTTCTGAAACATCAATCCCATCTCTTGACCCTGTAgaacctccttcttctccaactAGCGACAACTATCAATCGCCATCATGCCTCTCACCATCCAACTTCCTGAGGAGTACGGGTAAGgatagcttcatcttcaacagtCAAACAAAACTCAACTAACACGGCCTCAAGCTacgtcctcgtcgccgccacctccaccttcttcatcaacactCTCCACGTGGTGCTCACAAGCAAGGCCCGCAAGGCCAGCGGCCTCAAGTACCCCATCCCCTACGCCAGCAATGagttggccgagaagaatGAGCTCGCCTACAAGTTCAACTGCGGTACGTTGTGGCAAACTCTTACCTCACACCCCGAAGCCCTCTTACTGATGTTCTCTAGCCCAACGATCTCACGCCAACTTCACTGAGAACCAAATCTCCTTCCTCGGTGCTCTCCTCATCTCTGGCCTACGCTTCCCCGTGGCCGCTGCTGCTATCGGCGGTGGTTGGGCTCTCTCCCGTATCATCTATGCCGTTGGCTACTCGGCGGGTGGCCCTCAAGGAAGGATGCGAGGATCCATTGGAAGCTTCCTCTGCGACACCATCCTCAAGTTCATGGCCGCCTACACCTCCATCAGCTACGCTCTGGGTCAATAAGCAAGGGCTGTTGCAAAGAGAgcatggtgttgttgtttcaATATTACTTGATTCCGTGTAAGAATAGGCCACCCACAATATTCCTGCGCCATTTTCCCCAAGTCCTGCCTTGTGTAGTGACCAATGGACGCCCCAATCTTTGTACCTTGTAGCATGATATAAACAAAACCGAGAGTTCATGACCTATAACCGCCCGTGTTCCGACCCATACGTTGCATATCCGTTCCCCTTAACCAAGAGTTCAGTTCAGTCTTACCATTATCTCcgcatccttctcctcctgagCTCCTGACTAAATTGAACATCTTCCTCGCTAGCGGGCATAGCCTGTTTCTCATTCGCCTTTGCCCTGtggttcttctcggcctccgGGAACCACTCGATTCCATTGTTTCCGAGGAGATAATCACCGTAGTACTTCATCGCGTTGAAAATCTCCTCTCCCGTTGGAATAATGTGTTCCTTGGGCAACAGGAAGCCGTAGCTACCTGTATCCCGAAGCTTGAGTTGGTAGCTGTAATGAGCTCTCATCTCGTGGTAGAACCAGTCGACTGCGGATCCGCCACCGGACTCGATGCGAGACCAGAAACGGCCTCCGCTGGATTCTCGTGCTGATACAGCACCCTCGCATGCTGAGGTCACTGTGTATGACTCTCCGTTCGATAGCCGGATCGACTTGGCGATGCCTGCtgcgagctcctcgaggttcTCCAGGTTTGGTGGATCAACCGAGCAGGTATAAGAATAGGGGTACAGAATCTGCTGGGAGTAAGAATGCAGATCAATCAGGCCGACGAATCGAACGTTGTTGTTCCACGACGCATTGCGCGCCCAGTCAGCAATCTGGACAGCTTCAGTAGCCTGGAAAGGCTTCTCTCCCCCATAGCTCTCCGAGCATGGGTCACGCTGAGCCCGTGAGCCATCCCATTCATATCCATAAGCGCGGTCCAAGTCCAGTCCACGGCAAAATTGGAGGTTCGTCTGCTGTCTCGTCTTGCGCCAGAGCCGGTCAATGTGCCATGTGTACTCGAAGCCATCAGGGTTGGCGATTGGCAAAAACACAATGTCAAACTCGTCAAGTAGCTTGGTGATCATCCGCTCCTTGCCGTAGCTTGTGATGAAAGACCAAGCCAGATAGTTGACAGTACTGGTCGAGATCCACTCGCGGGCATGGGAGCCACCCATAACCATGATCGTCTTCCTCTTAGGCGCATCGGGTTCGAGTACTGGAACACCGACACGAAGGGCAGGAATGTCGCGCCCCTCGTAAGACTTGCCAATGTTCATATATTCCACATAGGACGGGAACATGGCCTCAAGCAGACGCATCCAGCGGACCACCACCGCCAGCGGCTGGTAATCCTGGAAAAAGAGGTTGTCACCAGGCGACAAATTAGACTTGACCATGGGGGCAACGGTCTGAGGGTCGGAGCGCGTGGGGTTGCCATCGGTTGGGAGAGAATTGTAGACCGCGGCGGCCAAGTCGGGGATCAGAGTAGAATGCGAAGTGTGAAGCGACTTGGGGAGTAGGCTGAGCAGAGGGCCGACCTCATCGGTGTGCATTCGAATGTCGACGTAGTCTTCGGTAAACGCCCATACATCAAGGAATAGTCGAGCAGCGGCATCGGCGAGGGCGCCCTCCTCGTGGGAAGTAGTGACATTGAAACGAAGGACAAGCTGGTTGGCATACTGGGCGCGGAATTGGTTGAGGATGGGCGGCTGGTTGCTATCCTTGGTGGGGTGTCGCCCGAATATGAACTCGATCGCATTATCGCGAAGCTTCGTGAGGAAAGGAAACAGTCGAGTATTTGTCTTATCGGCGTGGGAATTAAGGCTGGCCCGTTGAGTATCGATGCCGGCGGCGTCGGAGGCCTGCAACAGCAACAATGCTGCGGCGAGGAGCTTCAACTTCATATTTGACACGGGGAGCGCAGTCGGCGCAGCCGATTgatatttcttaataaaaGTACCCGATGCTGAGGATTACCGAGCCCTCGGCAAGGGGAGTGATAAGTTGGATATGAGAGGCGATGGATGATCAAGTATGATGTCGTAGTGGAATCAGAGATGGATCGTGGTCGCTGGATGCACAGCCTCAAGAGCAGGTGCCTCTGCGCAAGGGTGGAATAGGTACAGTGCGAGATTGACCAGAGCCACGGCCGACCTGCCCCTCTGTAAGCGCTTAGGTCCGTCCTTGGTCCTCTCCCATTCTCTCTCCTGCGAGTTTCCCACTCAGGAGCACCAACTGGCATGATGCCGTCGTCCGGAGAGCGGGGGCTTCTCGCTTGGGCTCAGCTTCCTGTCCCGCTTAGGTACCtaggtggtggtggttgtggtgaCAAGAAATGGATGTCTGGATGATCACCGAGACTTAAGATTGCTCTGATCTCTCACGGCAAGCTAAGTCCTAAGCGAATAGTTTCAACAGCCTCATTAAAATGGCGAACAGCACCGTTAATGTCACCACATGCTGCAACTGATACGCACTGAAATTGTCGGATTCCGCGGACAGGAATTCGACTTGGAACACCAGCCAAGCATTCTTTGCTTACTGTTGCCAACCGCTAAGATTGCACGGAGACGCGCCATCATCAGGCCCCCAAAAACGCTCGCCCTAGGACACGAAGACGCACATGCACTGTACACCAGCCACATTAACAACGTGAGGGACTAGCGCGCAAAAGCCTTTTACAGTGGGCCTTTCAGGTACCTCCCAGCCACATGGGATCCAGTGGGCTGGCACTGTACATGGGAGTCTAGTAGGCGTTGGGCCAATTGAGGCTGTAAAGTGGCCCAGCCCCTGGACCTTGGTGGGAAGGCGCTGCATCAGGGTACCAGAGTGATCAAAGACAACTCGGAGCATCGACGACCACGAGCCTCGCGATCCCGCCCGCACTCGTCATCTCTCCCCTTGCTATCCGCACTTTCCCATCatatcatcgccatcaacgcGCCGGAGCTGCCTCAATGATACCCGCCGCGCCTGGGTCAAGACTCTAGCTCGGTAGGTCGTCAGACGCCTGCCGCCCTGCCACGCTCTCTTGCCAAACGCCGCCTGGATCGATCTCGACAACGCCCGGGCTGGCCGCGTACCATGAGCAGTCGCCGCCATGCCTTTCCTACGCCGCCGCGGCAACATGGCCAGTGAAACCGATATACGCCGTCATACCTTCTTTGCGTCCAGCACTTCCGGCGACCTCCCTCCTCCGCTGCCCTCCCAACCCGAACagaccgatgatgatgacggtccCAACGAGCAGCATGTCCACCCCCAGCCTGCCGACGAATCAACCAACAACCGCCCAGAAAGCCGTCCCGAAAGCCGTCCGGATACCCCCCCGATCCAGGAAGAGAATAGCAAGCATCGCCGCTTCTCTGTCCTTCGCTTCCGCAATGCTTCCGACTCCCAGCTGTCTCTCCGAGCGAAGCAGCAGGCTGAGAAGCCCCCTCCACTACCGCGACGTAACCATCCCTCCTTCCTCTGgtagatatagatatagtTGGCTGACGTTGACTTAGCACCCGAGATCATCACCACTGCTCCTACCAACGACTTCAATGGACCTAAGAAGAAACCGTCCCGCATGAGCCTGGCCGCCAAGTTTCGCCGTTCGACAGACATACCCCGTGATGATGACAGTTCCAACCGTGCTTTAGGGCGCCAGAGGACACTTCGCAAATCTTTTACAGACGAGAGGCGCCGTCCTGCGCTCGAAACACTGGAGGAACCAGAGTCTCCCCGACCCTCTACAACGGCTACGCACAGCAGTCCTAACGGGACTGTGCTGACGCCTCCGGGAAACCGACCATCCGAGTCGTCACGATCGGATGCCAGTTCCAACGATCGCCTGTCTCACCAGAGTTCCTCGTACCAAAGTCCCGAGACGACGCCTAAAAAATCCACTGGACGCTTCAAATTGCGGAGGGCGAAGAAGCCACCGGAACCACTCTTCCCCTTCGCGCATCTCCAACAGAGAGGAAGGGCACCCCCTGGGATATCCTCCGTGTCCTCCCTTGGTATCTCCAACACTCCGCGCCCGGCGTCCGCACAGAGCGGCGGAACGGCTGGGGGAAGTACCACCAAGGGCGAACAGAGCCATCGACCAACCCAGTCGCCTGGGGGGAACTTGTTCGCGCCCGGGGGAGATCAGTCAGGACATTCCTCTCCAACTAGGGGTAATCTTTTGCGAGGCAGGTCCTCGACCATGAGCTCCATGGGCCGCGACTCAACAGATGATCATCTTCTACCTCCGACAACTCGCACATCGTCTTCTACTGGCCGAAAAAGCTTTGGCGACTTGTTTGGGTTAAGCCGCTTGCGCCAGAATTCCGAGCTTAGTCGCCAGGGCACTCTGACGCCAACAACTCCGGGATCGATTGGGTCTAAAAACAATTCATTGCAACTCGCAAGAGAATCATTCGTCCTTCCGGAGCGGCGAGAAGACGAGTCAGCAGCCAAGTATCTCGTCCGCGTTGAAGATGTTGCAAGCCGAGGCATCATTGCCGCTACCCTTTCGAAAAGCGCAGACACGTTCATGACATCTGTCTTGAGGAGTTACATGCGtagcttcagcttcttcggcGACCCCATGGACATGGCGATTCGCAAGCTTCTCATGGAGGCCGAGTTGCCCAAAGAGACCCAGCAGATTGACCGGTGTCTGCAAGCCTTTGCGAATCGCTACCATGAGTGCAACCCGGGGATTTACTCATCACCAGACCAGGCCTATTTCATTGCATTTTCCTTACTCATCCTTCATACTGACGTTttcaacaagaacaacaagcACAAGATGCAAAAAGCGGATTACTTGAAGAACACGCACGGGGAAGGCATTTTTGACGACATTTTGGAATGCTTTTATGACAACATCACTTATACCCCCTTTATCCATGTTGAAGACGAGTTGGACGTAAATGGCGACCGCTTTGCTTCACACAAATCGAGGCGAAACCCTCTGATCTCATCGACAAGCAACGACCCTACTAAACGGGCCATCAAGGAGCCCATAGATCCATATACAGTGATTCTAGAAGGAGCCATGGATGCTCTGAGGCCAAACCTGAAAGACGCGATGGACCTGGAGGACCACTACAACTACCTAGGCACTGCAACCAGCCTGAACCTCAAGGACCTCCAAAAGACCTTCTTCAGGACCGGTGTGCTACAGATCGTGTCAGCTCGATCCCGTCCGGATGCTTTCATGACGGAGCAGACAGCGACGAACCCTGCAGAAGCCCACCCTGGCATCGTTGATATCAAGGTGACCAAGGTTGGCCTCCTATGGCGCAAGGATgcgaagaagcgcaaggcaCGCTCCCCTTGGCAAGAATGGGGTGCCATTCTCACAGGGGCGCAGCTCTACTTCTTCCGCAATACAGGCTGGGTCAAATCTCTGATGCACCAATACGAGAATCACATCAAGGCCGGCCATGACGGCATCCCGCTAATATTCCAACCACCGCTGGAGGAATTCAAACCGGACGCACTGATGTCGACTCACGGTGCCGTTGCTCTGCAGGACGGGACATACAAGAAACACAAGAATGCGTTTGTCTACGTGCGGCAGGGGGGCTTGGAAGAGGTGCTCCTGGCGGACAATGAAGAGGAGATGAACGATTGgctcgccaagctcaactACGCTGCGGCTTTCCGCACAACAGGAGTCAAGATGCGGGGGG from Fusarium keratoplasticum isolate Fu6.1 chromosome 10, whole genome shotgun sequence includes these protein-coding regions:
- a CDS encoding DNA polymerase gives rise to the protein MAPDFPRIFLLSTRLSVNELHELENQTPTLTYDINEANVVVGNISQAQRAKFELRKAKLETVPIESPQIHDNKSQQTYTTAGTQERDPEDAPSSKRRRVAEPLTPDDGDIIKVVKLAWLKDSFEHGTVLPVEKYLLYQGKKVSPKDATPTSATIQHSSTTSILERARQDQQAQPPSNSPRDRSKHRSHTSATSTDRVPSLLHQTTSEHDITLPLVPDFLETPYSCQRPTPMNPPNKAFVEALIEVRTIRQLQGDEVGVRAYSTSIATVSAYPHKLQNTHEVERLPGCGAKIAELWREWNETGELTEVRKADADPMISALRLFYNIWGVGDTTAREFYRKGWRDLNDLVDFTWDSLSRSQQVGVKFYDEFLLKIPRDEVESIGAVILKHAREIDAGFEMIIAGGYRRGKLQCGDIDVILSHQDENKTLRVVNTLIQSLEQAQFITHNLVMSLHNSERGQRPVSWKGEGASGSGFDTLDKAMVVWQDPSQEDAPHRRVDIIISPWKTVGCALLGWSGGTTFQRDLRRYCKKVKGLKFDSSGVRRRSDGMWVDLEKGPAGDGAPDMETAERRVFEGLGLTWRPPEERCTG